A genomic region of Bombus pyrosoma isolate SC7728 linkage group LG6, ASM1482585v1, whole genome shotgun sequence contains the following coding sequences:
- the LOC122568600 gene encoding succinate dehydrogenase assembly factor 2, mitochondrial-like, with translation MNVFVKSLVPTFKVKPVSLVKCISTTCAHYKDDFQDVNHPESQKLDIPLYEKRSKENKDVKKARLLYQSRKRGMLENGLILSTFAKKYLSSFDDKQLHLYDCLINLPTNDWDIFYWATGAKPTPPEFDNEVMDLLKKHIKNADRQTRIMQPEL, from the exons atgaatgTTTTTGTAAAATCTCTTGTACCGACA TTTAAGGTTAAACCAGTATCTCTggtaaaatgtatttctacAACTTGTGCGCATTATAAGGACGATTTTCAGGATGTAAATCATCCAGAAAGCCAAAAACTTGACATACCATTATATGAGAAACGTAGTAAAGAGAATAAAGATGTTAAAAAAGCTCG aCTATTATATCAGTCTCGTAAACGTGGTATGTTAGAAAATGGTCTTATTTTAAGTACATTTgctaagaaatatttatctagCTTTGATGATAAACAATTACACTTGTATGATTGTCTTATCAATCTGCCAACCAACGATTGGGATATATTTTACTGGGCTACAGGTGCAAAGCCCACTCCACCTGAATTTGACAATGAAGTTATGgatttgttaaaaaaacaTATCAAAAATGCAGACCGTCAAACAAGAATAATGCAACCTGAactatga
- the LOC122568589 gene encoding helicase POLQ-like yields the protein MDDTMLIDIEDHDESKMCATSPNIHEKTLNSLAHEWSSCDIFEINENDIKIQYVNEEEEEKEKDLQTEIVKQNTSTFSQNETDTHWQDNTFLNAFTQLDSYDVTQNFENCLEEALPTEIVGSVHVPNNEQQNVKSSKRNSIDYSNAIPHKICHLDDKIIKQSTNIHPKSSINNDTFYGLPNKAKELFLRIRGISTLYQWQDDCLNLDAVKNRKNLIYALPTSGGKTLVAEILMLQELICNKRNAIFILPFVAIVQEKVQAMTPFALELDFLVEEYAASRGTFPPKKRRKKNSIYMCTIEKALGLINSLIEENRFNEIGIIVIDELHLLGESGGRGATLEVLLTKVLYISSNIHIVGMSATIGNLEEIATFLNADLYTANFRPVEIKEYVKCEENIWLLDLKTEDVLTDVKKINYRYSNDAAMIDPDRIGGLVMDVIPKNSCLIFCSSRKNCENVALLLSKLLFKSLEDYKRDEKQKLLNALESEEGLCPILHKTIKLGVAYHHSGLTSEERRLLEDAFRAETLSVICCTSTLATGVNLPARRVILRSPYVGNQFLNLSRYKQMTGRAGRAGMGDVGESILICKNNELERVTELLKSKMDDSLSTIHIDRDRGINNLILSAILLNIATTRCELHKIAKKTLLHIQQKRLNVNVKQIVDDALTEFLKASVMKIKEKETNFDIFKPNVSVVFPSQTIPSNDTIIETKRKRILKLTNETELELCSLGRAAMKGCIDMQCAYTLYQDLKKAQEHLVLIDYLHLLYLVTPYNLISQIKPTGTIYYDVVTGLSETQMKTARLLGINEVNIGKIRDGLMPKNVEPRVIHRFYITLILYDLWCQHAVYDIAEKYEINRGIIQNLLTAVSSFALSVIRFCQELDEFWAFKDLLNVFSKRLSYCCPLELEALMDLPLVKIGRARQLYNAGFKTMQCIAKAQPMDLQEKIPYLSKKTARRIIEAAKLRIVEKIEDLKEEREDILDGIHMNVLKGF from the exons ATGGATGATACAATGTTAATAGATATCGAAGATCATGATGAAAGCAAGATGTGTGCTACTAGTCCTAATATACATGAAAAGACCTTAAATAGTCTTGCACATGAATGGAGTTCCTgtgatatatttgaaataaatgaaaatgatattaaaatacaatatgttaatgaagaagaagaagaaaaagaaaaagatttgcAAACAGAAATTGTCAAACAAAATACTTCAACTTTTTCTCAGAATGAAACAGATACTCATTGGCAGgacaatacatttttaaatgcatTTACACAATTGGATTCTTACGAT GTAACTCAAAATTTTGAGAATTGTTTGGAAGAAGCACTTCCCACAGAAATTGTAGGTTCAGTACATGTGCCAAATAATGAACAACAAAATGTCAAATCatcaaaaagaaattcaattgaTTATAGTAATGCTATCCCACATAAAATATGTCATttagatgataaaataatcaaacaaaGTACAAACATTCATCCTAAAAGTTCAATAAACAATGATACATTTTATGGTCTACCAAATAAAGCAAAGGAACTTTTCTTACGAATAAGGGGTATtagtacattatatc AATGGCAAGACGATTGTTTGAATTTAGATGCAgtaaagaatagaaaaaatttaatttatgcacTTCCTACTAGCGGGGGTAAAACATTGGTTGCAGAAATACTAATGTTGCAAGAgcttatatgtaataaaagaaatgcaatatttatattgccATTTGTTGCTATAGTACAAGAAAAA GTTCAAGCAATGACACCATTTGCACTTGAATTAGATTTTTTAGTTGAAGAATATGCAGCATCAAGAGGAACTTTTCCCCCCAAAAAGCGTCGCAAAAAAAATAGCATATACATGTGTACTATAGAGAAAGCATTGGgtttaataaatagtttaatagaagaaaatcGTTTTAATGAA attggTATTATAGTTATTGATGAATTACATCTTCTTGGAGAATCTGGAGGAAGAGGAGCTACATTGGAAGTTCTTTTAACAAAAGTATTGTACATTAGTA gTAATATTCATATTGTTGGAATGAGTGCAACGATAGGTAACTTAGAGGAAATAGCAACATTCTTAAATGCAGATTTATATACTGCAAATTTTCGTCCtgttgaaattaaagaatatgtGAAAtgtgaagaaaatatttggttACTTGATTTAAAAACAGAAGATGTGCTGACAGATGTGAAAAAGATCAATTATCGT TATTCAAATGATGCAGCAATGATAGATCCAGATCGAATTGGAGGTTTGGTAATGGATGTAATTCCAAAAAATTCATGCCTCATATTTTGTTCAAGTCgtaaaaattgtgaaaatgttGCTCTATTGTTATCTAAACTTTTATTCAA ATCATTAGAAGATTACAAAAGagatgaaaaacaaaaattattaaatgcaCTTGAAAGTGAAGAAGGCCTTTGTCCTATCTTACACAAAACCATAAAATTGGGTGTAGCCTATCATCACTCTGGTCTTACATCTGAAGAAAGACGGTTATTGGAAGATGCTTTTAGAGCAGAGACTCTTTCTGTAATATGCTGTACATCAACACTAGCAACTGGAGTAAATTTACCAGCAAGAAGG gtGATATTAAGAAGTCCATATGTTGGCAATCAGTTTCTAAATTTAAGTAGATACAAACAAATGACAGGAAGAGCTGGTCGTGCTGGTATGGGAGATGTAGGAGAGAGTATactaatatgcaaaaataatgaattagaAAGG GTAACAGAACTTTTGAAATCTAAAATGGATGATTCCTTAAGCACAATACATATAGACAGAGACAgaggtataaataatttaattttaagtgctatattattaaatatagcaACAACTAGATGTGAACTGCACAAAATAGCGAAAAAAACATTACTTCATATTCAACAAAAACGTTTAAATGTGAATGTTAAACAAATCGTGGATGATGCACTAACTGAATTTCTAAAAGCTAgcgtaatgaaaataaaggaaaaagagacaaattttgatatattcaaACCAAATGTAAGCGTTGTTTTTCCATCACAAACTATACCTTCTAATGACACaattatagaaacaaaaagaaaaagaatattaaagcttACTAATGAAACTGAATTAGAGTTATGTAGCCTCGGACGTGCAGCTATGAAAG GTTGCATTGATATGCAGTGTGCATATACACTGTATCAAGACTTAAAAAAAGCTCAGGAACATTTAGTTCTTATTGATTATTTGCATCTTTTATATCTTGTTACTccttataatttaatatctcaGATAAAGCCGACGGGAACAATTTATTATGATGTg gtAACTGGTTTATCAGAAACACAAATGAAAACAGCAAGACTTCTAGGAATTAATGAAGTAAACATAGGTAAAATACGTGATGGATTAATGCCTAag AATGTGGAACCGAGAGTGATACatagattttatataacattaatattgTATGATTTGTGGTGTCAACATGCAGTATATGATATagcagaaaaatatgaaataaatcgaGGTATTATACAAAATCTTTTGACTGCTGTATCATCGTTTGCACTTTCTGTAATTCGATTTTGTCAG GAATTGGATGAATTTTGGGCATTTAAGGATTTATTGAATGTGTTTAGTAAAAGATTGTCGTATTGTTGCCCTTTAGAGTTAGAGGCATTGATGGATTTGCCTTTAGTCAAAATT gGTAGAGCGCGTCAGTTGTACAATGCCGGGTTTAAAACAATGCAATGCATAGCTAAAGCTCAACCAATGGatttacaagaaaaaattccatatttaagtaaaaaaacTGCCAGACGAATTATTGAGGCTGCCAAA TTACGAATAGtggaaaaaatagaagatttaaaagaagaaagagaagatatTTTAGATGGCATACATATGAATGTCTTAAAGggattttaa
- the LOC122568592 gene encoding ribosomal RNA-processing protein 8 yields MAKKLKKNATNAKNTGKNVSSKNNLQTRKQTEDDKNKHKSAIIKDHNLKFKNKSTKNKLTKTVKQIHKNGEKRAFTNILNSDTVKVVNVKNKDKGKISRQVQNKKNQQINDKKLKQQKQNKKNKISDQSKNKLSNDKELAKKAKSKSTGLEIKQKPKLNEKTKKLSKVLKKQIRQKESKFSTVSKKKNNDSQVIINRNLDIKRLETLLANKQKEQKKKEINMKPQSLRQRMMTKLKASRFRYLNETLYNNESSESKKYFKNDPDAFKAYHEGYKQQVDQWPVNPLDIVIASVKKVPKEYIVADFGCGEARLATEVPHKVHSFDFVSLNENVTACDVAHTNLLTSSVNVVVFCLSLMGTNLKDYIIEANRVLKKGGILKIAEVESRFEQVKDFIEAINSYGFKIIWKDLSHNLFYFLDFEKEKDIKGKRNNLPPITLKPCLYKKR; encoded by the exons ATGgctaaaaaattaaagaaaaatgccACTAATGCAAAAAATACTGGTAAAAATGTTAGCTCAAAGAATAACCTTCAG ACAAGGAAACAAACGGAAGATGACAAGAATAAACATAAATCCGCTATTATTAAAGATCACAATTTGAAGTTCAAAAACAAAtctacgaaaaataaattaactaaaaCGGTCAAACAAATACACAAGAATGGAGAAAAGCGTGCTTTCActaatattttgaattctGACACTGTAAAAGtcgtaaatgtaaaaaacAAGGACAAAGGTAAAATAAGTAGACAagttcaaaataaaaagaatcagCAAATTAACGACAAAAAACTAAAACagcaaaaacaaaataaaaagaataaaatttctgatcAATCTAAGAATAAACTTAGTAATGATAAAGAGCTTGCAAAAAAAGCAAAATCAAAATCTACAGGacttgaaataaaacagaagcCAAAGCTTaatgagaaaacaaaaaaattgagtaaagtattaaaaaaacaaataaggCAAAAAGAGAGTAAATTTTCAACAgtgtcaaaaaaaaaaaataatgattcaCAAGTAATTATAAACCGTAACTTAGATATCAAGCGTTTGGAAACATTGCTTgctaataaacaaaaagaacaaaaaaagaaggaaataaatatgaaaccaCAATCTTTAAGACAAAGAATGATGACTAAATTAAAAGCTTCTAGGTTCAGATATCTAAATGAAACactttataataatgaaagttCAGagtctaaaaaatattttaaaaacgatCCTGATGCATTTAAGGCATATCATGAGGGATATAAACAACAAGTCGATCAGTGGCCTGTAAATCCTCTTGATATTGTAATAGCTTCAGTTAAAAAAGT GCCAAAGGAATACATAGTTGCTGATTTTGGATGTGGAGAAGCGAGGCTTGCTACTGAAGTTCCTCATAAAGTACATTCttttgattttgtttctttaaatgaaaatgtaactGCTTGTGATGTGGCACATACAAATCTGTTAACAAGTAGTGTAAATGTTGTTGTATTTTGCCTATCACTTATGGGAACTAATCTTAAAGACTATATTATAGAAGCAAATAGGGTTCTTAAAAAAGG TGGTATTTTAAAGATAGCTGAAGTTGAAAGTCGATTTGAACAAGTAAAGGATTTTATAGAAGCAATTAATAGTTAtggtttcaaaattatttggaaagaTTTATCACACAACTTGTTTTACTTTTTAGactttgagaaagaaaaagacattaaaggtaaaagaaataatctaCCTCCTATTACTTTAAAGccatgtttgtataaaaaacgTTAG